The Tardiphaga alba genome includes a window with the following:
- a CDS encoding ABC transporter substrate-binding protein — protein sequence MKSYKTVLAAAASCLMASAAHAQVSDDVVRIGVLNDISGVFQDTNGMGSVEAARMAAEDFNGGGKNIKVEIVYADHQNKADVGSAIAKKWLDVDKVDAIVDVPNSSVGLAINNIARNTKMTFLASSTATSDLTGAQCSPNTIQWVNDAWATGNTTAQAMMQRGGNDWYFITVNYALGQGIEAEATNYITKNGGKVLGSSKHPLGTSDFASLLLQAQNSKAKVIGLANAGADTINLVKQANEFGMQDGPQKLVAFLIFINDVHGMGLKTAQGLLLTEAFYWDMDDDTRAFAKRFAQRPGMNGKMPSGNQAGVYASTLAYLNAVAAKGSDDAGVVVPQMKTFKGKDKLFGDVTIRADGRVIHPIYLFEIKKPAESKYPYDYYKLLATVPAEKAFRPMNEGGCALVK from the coding sequence ATGAAGAGCTACAAGACAGTTCTAGCCGCCGCGGCGTCCTGCTTGATGGCAAGCGCCGCACATGCGCAGGTGTCGGACGATGTCGTCCGCATCGGCGTGTTGAACGATATTTCCGGAGTGTTTCAGGACACCAACGGCATGGGCTCGGTAGAAGCCGCGCGCATGGCCGCCGAGGATTTCAACGGCGGCGGCAAGAATATCAAGGTGGAGATCGTCTATGCCGATCACCAGAACAAGGCCGATGTCGGCTCCGCCATCGCTAAAAAATGGCTGGATGTGGACAAGGTCGATGCCATCGTCGACGTGCCGAATTCGTCGGTCGGCCTCGCCATCAACAATATCGCCCGCAACACCAAGATGACGTTCCTCGCCTCGTCCACGGCGACCTCCGACCTCACCGGCGCGCAATGTTCGCCGAACACCATCCAGTGGGTCAACGATGCCTGGGCCACCGGCAACACCACGGCGCAGGCGATGATGCAGCGCGGCGGCAACGACTGGTATTTCATCACGGTGAATTACGCGCTGGGCCAAGGCATCGAGGCCGAAGCCACGAACTACATTACCAAGAACGGCGGCAAGGTGCTGGGGTCGTCGAAGCACCCGCTCGGCACTTCGGACTTCGCCTCGCTGCTGCTGCAAGCTCAAAATTCGAAAGCGAAAGTGATCGGCCTCGCCAATGCCGGCGCCGACACCATCAACCTCGTCAAGCAGGCCAACGAATTCGGCATGCAGGACGGCCCGCAGAAGCTCGTTGCGTTCCTGATCTTCATCAACGACGTCCACGGCATGGGGCTGAAGACCGCGCAGGGCCTGCTGCTGACGGAAGCCTTCTACTGGGACATGGATGACGACACCCGCGCCTTCGCCAAGCGTTTCGCACAACGGCCGGGCATGAACGGCAAGATGCCGAGCGGCAACCAGGCCGGCGTCTATGCCTCGACGCTGGCCTATCTCAACGCGGTCGCCGCCAAAGGCAGCGACGATGCCGGCGTGGTGGTGCCGCAGATGAAGACGTTCAAGGGCAAGGACAAGCTGTTCGGCGACGTCACGATCCGCGCCGACGGCCGCGTCATCCATCCGATCTATCTGTTCGAGATCAAGAAGCCCGCGGAATCGAAATATCCGTATGACTATTACAAGCTGCTCGCGACCGTTCCGGCCGAGAAAGCGTTCCGTCCGATGAACGAAGGCGGCTGCGCGCTGGTGAAGTGA
- a CDS encoding helix-turn-helix transcriptional regulator, which yields MENTNLAFSSHSDFTSNHVTAKVHEAPVQTDPVNLTDVGGLRGARIASVINQINESFADQQFSTRVVAEKLGLSVRYVQDLLQGSGLSITDRIMQLRLDKARRMLTEDKQCMLKISEVAAACGFNELSYFHRSFRRRFSVSPAKYRIQSMNG from the coding sequence ATGGAAAACACAAACCTTGCCTTCAGCAGCCACTCCGACTTCACGAGCAACCACGTCACCGCCAAGGTGCACGAGGCGCCCGTCCAGACGGATCCCGTCAATCTGACCGATGTTGGCGGCCTGCGCGGCGCGCGCATTGCCAGCGTCATCAACCAGATCAATGAGAGCTTCGCCGACCAGCAGTTCTCCACGCGGGTGGTCGCCGAGAAGCTCGGCCTCTCCGTCCGCTACGTCCAGGACCTGTTGCAGGGTTCGGGGCTGAGCATTACCGACCGCATCATGCAGCTGCGCCTCGACAAGGCCCGCCGCATGCTCACCGAAGACAAGCAGTGCATGCTCAAGATCAGCGAAGTCGCTGCGGCCTGCGGCTTCAACGAGCTGTCCTACTTCCATCGCAGCTTCCGCCGTCGCTTCAGCGTCTCGCCTGCGAAATATCGCATCCAGTCGATGAACGGCTGA
- the greA gene encoding transcription elongation factor GreA, giving the protein MSVAFTKEESAETASETQLPDRPISPHPNLVTEAGLKALERQLDEARAAYEAAQAIEDVNEKRRQSAIPGRDTRYFAERVRTAQVIAKPETTDIVAFGSTVTFQRDDGRVQTYRIVGEDEADPKAGSISFVSPVAKALTGKAVGDVVEASGQELEITKIA; this is encoded by the coding sequence TTGAGCGTTGCCTTCACCAAGGAAGAGAGTGCCGAAACGGCGTCGGAGACCCAGCTCCCCGACCGCCCGATTTCGCCGCACCCGAATCTCGTCACCGAAGCGGGATTGAAGGCCCTGGAACGCCAGCTCGACGAGGCGCGCGCCGCCTATGAGGCGGCGCAGGCGATCGAGGACGTCAATGAAAAGCGACGGCAGTCGGCGATCCCCGGCCGTGACACCCGCTACTTCGCCGAGCGCGTGCGCACGGCGCAGGTGATAGCGAAGCCCGAGACCACAGATATCGTAGCCTTCGGCAGCACGGTGACCTTCCAGCGCGACGACGGGCGCGTGCAGACCTATCGCATCGTGGGCGAGGACGAGGCCGATCCGAAAGCCGGCTCGATCTCCTTCGTCTCGCCGGTGGCCAAGGCGCTGACCGGCAAAGCCGTCGGCGACGTCGTGGAGGCCTCCGGTCAGGAACTGGAAATCACGAAAATCGCGTGA
- a CDS encoding glycosyltransferase family 39 protein translates to MVRGAFAAVIALVVIRLIAAAWTPLTFDEAYYWMWSRHLAGGYYDHPPMVAVVIRLGTMIAGDTPFGVRVVSVLLTLPMSWAIYRTAELLFGGKRIAVSSMLLLNATMITSVGLMIVTPDAPLLVASSFVLLALAQVAATGQGVWWLAVGVAVGIALLSKYTALFFGAAILIWLVAVPRMRRWLLSPWPYLGGIVAFAVFSPVLFWNADHQWVSFIKQLGRARIEHFNPVYVAELVPTQFAFATPLVFILGTMGLYALARRNPGALPARVLVSVMFWVISLYFVWHALHARVEANWLAPVYPAFAIAAAVAATMVRWSPRTQRSVDFCLRWAGPGGAVLFVALVVQANTGLLSGYKRDATVRSIGVGFVELAAEIEAVRQRTGATCILVPDYGTTSWLTFYLPKGTCVAQRAERIRWVNMPEPTQAQLSGKLLLVGAINAAGQKEWQEAFAGIERVANLTRKRGPLVIEQVEIDLLTGPKGDVLDRSPPPELGGR, encoded by the coding sequence ATGGTCCGCGGCGCCTTTGCCGCGGTGATCGCGCTGGTGGTGATCCGGCTCATCGCGGCCGCATGGACGCCGCTGACCTTCGACGAAGCCTATTACTGGATGTGGTCGCGGCATCTGGCCGGCGGCTATTACGACCATCCGCCGATGGTCGCCGTCGTCATCCGGCTCGGCACCATGATCGCGGGTGACACGCCGTTCGGCGTGCGCGTCGTCTCGGTGCTGCTGACGCTGCCCATGAGCTGGGCGATCTACCGCACGGCCGAACTCCTGTTCGGCGGCAAGCGCATCGCGGTGTCGTCGATGCTGCTGCTCAACGCCACCATGATCACCTCGGTCGGCCTGATGATCGTGACGCCCGACGCGCCGCTGTTGGTGGCGTCGAGCTTCGTGCTGCTGGCGCTGGCGCAGGTGGCGGCGACCGGGCAGGGCGTCTGGTGGCTTGCAGTCGGCGTCGCCGTGGGCATCGCGCTGCTGTCGAAATACACGGCGCTGTTCTTCGGCGCCGCGATCCTGATCTGGCTCGTTGCCGTGCCGCGGATGCGGCGCTGGCTGCTCTCGCCATGGCCCTATCTCGGCGGCATCGTCGCTTTCGCGGTGTTCTCGCCGGTGCTGTTCTGGAATGCCGATCACCAATGGGTGTCGTTCATCAAGCAGCTCGGCCGCGCCCGCATTGAACATTTCAACCCGGTCTATGTCGCCGAACTGGTCCCGACCCAGTTCGCCTTCGCGACCCCGCTGGTGTTCATCCTCGGCACCATGGGCCTCTACGCGCTGGCGCGCCGCAATCCCGGCGCACTGCCGGCGCGGGTGCTGGTCAGCGTCATGTTCTGGGTGATCAGCCTGTATTTCGTCTGGCACGCGCTGCATGCGCGGGTCGAGGCCAACTGGCTGGCGCCGGTCTATCCCGCTTTCGCCATTGCCGCGGCAGTCGCCGCCACCATGGTGCGGTGGAGCCCGCGGACCCAGCGCTCGGTCGATTTCTGCCTGCGCTGGGCCGGGCCGGGCGGCGCCGTGCTGTTCGTGGCGCTGGTGGTCCAGGCCAATACCGGCCTCCTGTCCGGCTACAAGCGCGACGCTACCGTGCGCAGCATCGGTGTCGGCTTCGTCGAACTCGCAGCCGAGATCGAGGCCGTGCGTCAGCGCACCGGCGCCACCTGCATCCTGGTGCCCGATTACGGCACGACCAGCTGGCTGACCTTCTATCTGCCGAAAGGCACCTGCGTGGCCCAGCGGGCGGAGCGTATTCGCTGGGTGAACATGCCGGAGCCGACGCAAGCGCAGTTGTCGGGCAAGCTGCTGCTGGTCGGCGCCATCAACGCCGCCGGCCAGAAGGAGTGGCAGGAGGCCTTTGCGGGGATCGAGCGGGTCGCCAATCTCACCCGCAAGCGGGGTCCGCTGGTGATCGAGCAGGTGGAGATCGACCTGCTCACGGGCCCCAAGGGCGATGTCCTCGACCGTTCGCCGCCGCCGGAGCTCGGCGGCCGTTAA
- a CDS encoding Bug family tripartite tricarboxylate transporter substrate binding protein has product MRSVLLFRLLSAAFASVMLTTGVGAACAADVWPSRPIKLVVPFPPGGAADISARVFADKLGEALKQTVVIENKAGAGTAIAAEAVAKADPDGYTLSLAPAGQLTILPHINTKVQFDPFKSFVPVSNLTSVPYVLAASPDAPVSTAKELVAAAKKEPGKFTYSSCGPGTLCHLSGELFKSLTDTDLLHVPFKGSAPAVNALLGNQVNLSFDTLTMLAPQIRDGKVKGLLVTSRERSPQLPNVPTAAEAGIKDFVVDSWFGLVVPAGTPDAIVDRLNAEVVRIGALPDVKERLEAQGLSVTTSTREAFAQTIREDHVRWGKVVDAAGAKLY; this is encoded by the coding sequence GTGCGCTCCGTCCTGTTGTTCCGTCTTCTGTCTGCCGCTTTCGCTTCGGTCATGCTGACCACGGGCGTCGGTGCGGCCTGCGCGGCTGACGTCTGGCCGAGCCGTCCGATCAAGCTTGTCGTTCCGTTCCCGCCGGGCGGCGCTGCCGATATTTCCGCACGCGTCTTTGCCGACAAGCTCGGTGAAGCGCTGAAGCAGACCGTGGTGATCGAGAACAAGGCCGGCGCCGGCACGGCGATCGCGGCCGAAGCCGTCGCCAAGGCCGATCCCGATGGCTACACGCTGTCGCTGGCGCCCGCCGGCCAGCTCACCATCCTGCCGCATATCAACACCAAGGTGCAGTTCGACCCGTTCAAGAGTTTTGTCCCGGTGTCGAACCTGACCTCGGTGCCTTACGTGCTCGCCGCCAGCCCGGATGCGCCGGTCTCGACCGCGAAGGAGCTGGTCGCTGCGGCGAAGAAGGAGCCGGGCAAGTTCACCTATTCGTCGTGCGGGCCGGGCACGCTGTGCCATCTGAGCGGTGAGCTGTTCAAGAGCCTCACCGACACCGACCTGCTGCATGTCCCGTTCAAGGGCTCGGCACCTGCGGTGAATGCGCTGCTCGGCAATCAGGTCAACCTGTCCTTCGACACGTTGACCATGCTGGCGCCGCAGATCCGCGACGGCAAGGTGAAGGGTCTTCTCGTCACCAGCCGCGAGCGCTCGCCGCAGCTGCCGAATGTGCCGACCGCTGCTGAAGCCGGCATCAAGGATTTTGTCGTCGACAGCTGGTTCGGTCTGGTCGTGCCTGCCGGCACGCCCGACGCCATCGTCGATCGCCTCAATGCCGAAGTGGTCCGCATCGGCGCATTGCCGGATGTGAAGGAGCGTCTCGAAGCCCAGGGCCTCAGCGTCACCACCTCGACGCGCGAAGCCTTTGCGCAGACCATCCGCGAAGACCATGTCCGCTGGGGCAAGGTCGTCGATGCCGCCGGCGCGAAGCTGTACTGA